A window of the Bacteroides thetaiotaomicron VPI-5482 genome harbors these coding sequences:
- a CDS encoding DUF4434 domain-containing protein — translation METNNRRDFLKKAALAGASALVAPSLFAADGEGRGELSPKIKAGDLESKLIVPKNNGLKITGTFLDEISHDIPHQNWGEKEWDLDFQHMKRIGIDTVIMIRSGYRKFMTYPSPYLLKKGCYMPSVDLVDMYLRLAEKYNMKFYFGLYDSGRYWDTGDLSWEIEDNKYVIDEVWKMYGEKYKSFGGWYISGEISRATKGAIDAFRAMGKQCKDISNGLPTFISPWIDGKKAIMGTGKLTREDAVSVQQHEKEWNEIFDGIHEVVDACAFQDGHIDYDELDAFFTVNKKLADKYGMQCWTNAESFDRDMPIRFLPIKFDKLRMKLEAAKRAGYDKAITFEFSHFMSPQSAYLQAGHLYDRYREYFEIK, via the coding sequence ATGGAAACTAATAATCGTAGAGATTTCTTAAAGAAGGCAGCTTTGGCCGGAGCTTCCGCTTTGGTTGCCCCTTCATTATTTGCAGCTGACGGAGAGGGGAGAGGGGAACTCTCCCCGAAGATCAAGGCTGGCGATTTGGAAAGCAAATTGATTGTTCCCAAAAATAATGGCTTAAAAATTACAGGAACTTTTTTGGATGAAATATCTCATGATATTCCTCATCAGAACTGGGGTGAGAAAGAATGGGATCTGGATTTTCAGCATATGAAAAGAATCGGTATCGATACAGTGATTATGATTCGTTCCGGTTATCGTAAGTTTATGACTTACCCTTCACCTTATTTGCTGAAAAAAGGATGTTATATGCCGTCGGTTGATTTGGTAGATATGTATTTGCGTCTGGCGGAGAAGTATAACATGAAATTTTATTTTGGTTTGTATGATTCAGGACGGTATTGGGATACAGGTGATTTAAGTTGGGAGATTGAGGATAACAAGTATGTGATTGATGAGGTTTGGAAGATGTACGGAGAGAAGTATAAAAGTTTTGGAGGCTGGTACATCAGCGGCGAGATTAGCCGTGCCACGAAAGGGGCTATTGATGCTTTCCGCGCTATGGGAAAGCAATGTAAAGATATATCGAACGGACTCCCGACTTTTATCTCTCCGTGGATTGATGGCAAAAAGGCTATTATGGGAACAGGGAAACTGACAAGAGAAGATGCGGTTTCTGTACAACAACACGAAAAAGAATGGAATGAAATTTTTGATGGAATTCATGAAGTGGTAGATGCTTGTGCTTTTCAGGATGGACATATCGATTATGATGAGTTGGATGCGTTCTTTACTGTAAATAAAAAATTAGCAGATAAGTATGGTATGCAATGCTGGACCAACGCCGAGTCTTTTGACCGTGATATGCCTATCCGTTTTCTACCCATTAAATTTGATAAGCTCCGGATGAAGCTGGAAGCTGCCAAACGTGCAGGGTATGATAAGGCTATTACTTTCGAATTTTCTCATTTTATGAGTCCTCAATCTGCCTACTTGCAGGCCGGACATTTATATGATAGATACAGAGAATATTTTGAAATTAAATGA
- a CDS encoding sugar porter family MFS transporter yields the protein MKSTINFGYLIFLSVVAALGGFLFGYDTAVISGTIAQVTQLFQLDTLQQGWYVGCALIGSIVGVLFAGILSDKLGRKMTMIISATLFSTSALGCAISADFTQLVVYRIIGGVGIGVVSIVSPLYISEVAVAQYRGRLVSLYQLAVTVGFLGAYLINYQLLAYAESGNQLSMDWLNKIFVTEVWRGMLGMETLPAVLFFIIIFFIPESPRWLIVRGKEEKAVNILERIYNSVSEAASQLKETKSVLTSETKSEWAMLMKPGIFKAVIIGVCIAILGQFMGVNAVLYYGPSIFENAGLSGGDSLFYQVLVGLVNTLTTVLALVIIDRVGRKQLVYYGVSGMVVSLLLIGVYFLFGDSWGVSSLFLLVFFLFYVFCCAVSICAVVFVLLSEMYPTKVRGLAMSIAGFALWIGTYLIGQLTPWMLQNLTPAGTFFLFAVMCVPYMLIVWKLVPETTGKSLEEIERYWTRSEQ from the coding sequence ATGAAGTCTACAATTAACTTTGGCTATCTTATTTTCCTTTCTGTTGTAGCAGCTTTGGGAGGATTTTTGTTCGGATATGATACTGCTGTTATATCCGGAACAATCGCTCAGGTTACTCAACTTTTTCAACTGGATACGTTGCAACAGGGGTGGTATGTGGGATGTGCTTTAATAGGTTCTATCGTCGGTGTTCTTTTTGCCGGTATCCTGAGTGATAAGCTGGGACGAAAAATGACGATGATTATTTCAGCGACTCTGTTTTCTACATCGGCTTTAGGTTGTGCGATCTCCGCAGACTTCACCCAATTGGTAGTCTATCGTATTATTGGTGGAGTTGGTATTGGTGTTGTGTCGATTGTTTCTCCTTTGTATATATCTGAAGTGGCTGTGGCACAATATAGAGGGCGTTTGGTATCTTTATATCAATTGGCTGTGACAGTTGGATTTTTAGGAGCTTATTTGATTAACTATCAATTGCTGGCTTATGCTGAAAGTGGTAATCAGTTAAGTATGGACTGGTTGAATAAGATATTTGTTACTGAAGTCTGGCGAGGAATGTTGGGAATGGAAACATTGCCGGCTGTGTTATTCTTCATCATTATCTTCTTTATTCCGGAGAGTCCTCGTTGGCTGATCGTAAGAGGTAAAGAAGAAAAAGCTGTCAATATATTAGAAAGGATATATAATTCAGTTTCAGAGGCTGCAAGTCAATTAAAAGAAACGAAATCTGTATTGACGTCTGAAACAAAATCTGAATGGGCTATGTTAATGAAACCCGGAATTTTTAAAGCGGTCATCATTGGTGTATGCATTGCTATTTTGGGACAGTTCATGGGTGTAAATGCTGTACTTTATTATGGCCCTTCCATTTTCGAAAACGCAGGACTTTCAGGAGGAGATTCTTTGTTTTACCAAGTTCTCGTAGGACTAGTCAACACTCTGACCACCGTTCTTGCTCTTGTGATCATTGACAGGGTCGGCCGCAAGCAACTGGTCTATTACGGAGTTTCGGGTATGGTTGTCTCCCTCCTGCTGATCGGCGTTTACTTCCTCTTCGGTGATTCCTGGGGAGTATCCAGCCTCTTCCTGCTTGTTTTCTTCCTGTTCTATGTATTCTGCTGTGCCGTCTCCATCTGTGCCGTGGTGTTCGTGCTCCTTTCGGAGATGTACCCCACCAAGGTACGCGGGCTGGCGATGTCCATTGCAGGATTCGCCCTGTGGATAGGAACGTACCTGATCGGACAGTTAACCCCCTGGATGCTCCAGAATCTCACCCCCGCCGGAACATTCTTCCTGTTCGCAGTCATGTGCGTGCCGTATATGCTCATCGTATGGAAACTCGTGCCGGAGACCACAGGAAAGTCACTGGAAGAGATTGAAAGATACTGGACCCGGTCGGAACAGTAG
- a CDS encoding SusC/RagA family TonB-linked outer membrane protein: MMSDLRKNIFSIKIWTVTTFCLLSLVNMNASNTLAHSLQKDEIKEVKDNPGKKVTGKVLDEFGEPIPSASILVEGRSRGVITDLDGTFVIEVLPTDKLVVSFLGMETQTILVGKQTNIVVKMQPQTAELDEVTVVAYGKQRKASVIGAINTVSMNELKMPVAKLSSGLAGQLAGIVVMQRSGEPGAGADFWIRGINTFGAGNKPLVLVDGVERSMDLVDVEDIASFSILKDATATALYGVRGANGIVLITTKRGTESAPKINARVEYGFTNPVRMPELANTEQWINYYNDITLESSGRLAIQPEEKAKYLNNTDPDLYPNVDWMQTLFKDFSNTTRVNINVTGGSPKIRYYVGGSFYSEGSVFNISDKDRYDASMRYNKFSFRSNIDINVTSSTELSLSLSNQYETKNRPYGSLSDLYAYMIRTSPIATPTIYSDGTLAKPSTGTNPYNSLNNSGYSQDFFNNAQSLISLTQDFSKMVTPGLKANVKFSWDAYNAHTLNRIVTPSTYYATGRDEEGNLDFVRSTEGSDYMKLTRTNSGTRTINFEASANYDRLFGEKHRVGALFLFSMRNYTDNFPGNYVDAFAHKNIGIAGRATYSYYDRYFAEFNFGYNGSENFAPDKRFGFFPSFAIGYMLSNEAFWDPLRSTIHLLKIKGSYGEIGNDQIGGNRRFAFNSTMKEGQYGYIFGTNPGSGSIVGISTGIPGNLNVSWEKAQKANVGLELGLFDQLKFQLDYFYEKRTGIYIQQESVPSIVGLNETQYVNLGEMKNQGFDGSMEYEQRFNDWYVSARANFTYNRNKKLYDDKPTPIWPYQSEAGFAYRQQRGLIALGLFESEEDIANSPKQNFGNVRPGDIKYKDINGDNVIDAYDKVAIGYTDVPEINYGFGISLGWKGFDASLFMQGVGNVTRIIGGDALYGASDNIERLGQIYADVAEKRWTTSNPNPNATYPRLSMSKVENNLQPSTYWQRNMSFLRLKNVEIGYTLPKHIYKRLGMSSIRVYAQGVNLLTFSKFKLWDPELDSNYGNIYPQMRTITLGLNLNF, translated from the coding sequence ATGATGTCGGACTTACGAAAAAACATTTTTTCAATTAAAATCTGGACTGTTACGACATTCTGTTTATTATCACTAGTAAACATGAACGCCAGTAATACTCTCGCTCATTCTTTACAAAAAGATGAGATCAAAGAAGTAAAGGACAATCCTGGCAAGAAAGTAACAGGAAAAGTCTTGGATGAATTTGGAGAACCTATTCCCAGTGCATCAATATTGGTAGAAGGACGTTCAAGGGGAGTTATCACTGACTTGGACGGAACATTTGTGATAGAAGTCTTGCCAACAGATAAACTAGTCGTTTCTTTTCTTGGAATGGAAACGCAGACTATTTTGGTGGGTAAGCAAACAAATATCGTAGTTAAAATGCAACCCCAAACAGCAGAACTTGACGAAGTTACCGTAGTAGCATATGGTAAACAGCGAAAAGCAAGCGTTATTGGTGCCATCAATACAGTTTCGATGAATGAGCTGAAAATGCCTGTTGCTAAATTGAGTTCCGGTTTGGCCGGACAGTTGGCTGGTATAGTTGTCATGCAGCGTTCAGGTGAACCGGGTGCAGGTGCTGATTTTTGGATTCGGGGTATCAATACTTTCGGTGCAGGCAACAAACCTTTAGTGCTGGTTGATGGAGTAGAACGTAGTATGGACCTTGTAGATGTTGAGGATATCGCTTCTTTCTCTATTCTGAAAGACGCTACCGCAACAGCATTATATGGAGTGCGTGGAGCCAATGGTATTGTACTTATCACGACAAAACGTGGAACCGAATCAGCACCTAAGATTAATGCACGCGTAGAATATGGTTTTACCAATCCAGTACGTATGCCCGAATTGGCTAATACGGAACAATGGATCAATTATTATAATGATATTACTTTGGAATCATCCGGACGCTTGGCTATACAACCTGAAGAAAAAGCAAAATACCTGAATAATACAGATCCGGATCTTTACCCGAATGTAGATTGGATGCAAACATTGTTTAAAGACTTCTCCAACACCACACGCGTGAATATCAACGTTACCGGGGGATCTCCTAAAATACGTTATTATGTAGGCGGCTCCTTTTATTCGGAAGGCAGTGTATTCAATATTTCGGATAAAGACCGCTACGATGCTTCAATGCGCTATAACAAGTTTAGTTTTCGTTCAAATATTGATATCAATGTAACTTCATCTACTGAGCTGAGTCTCTCACTGTCCAATCAATATGAGACCAAGAACCGTCCTTATGGTTCACTATCAGATTTGTATGCTTATATGATCCGAACTTCTCCGATAGCTACTCCTACTATTTATTCAGATGGCACTTTAGCTAAACCAAGTACGGGTACCAATCCTTATAACAGCCTGAATAACTCTGGGTACTCGCAGGATTTCTTCAACAATGCGCAATCACTTATTTCGCTTACACAGGATTTCTCAAAAATGGTAACTCCGGGATTAAAAGCCAATGTTAAGTTCTCATGGGACGCCTACAATGCGCATACACTAAACCGCATTGTAACACCATCTACCTACTATGCAACAGGACGTGATGAAGAAGGAAATCTTGACTTTGTAAGGAGTACTGAAGGTAGTGATTATATGAAACTCACACGGACGAATTCGGGCACACGTACTATCAACTTTGAAGCCTCAGCCAATTACGACCGCCTCTTTGGAGAAAAGCACCGTGTTGGAGCCTTGTTTCTTTTTAGTATGCGTAACTATACAGACAATTTCCCGGGTAATTATGTAGACGCTTTTGCCCACAAAAACATCGGTATTGCCGGTAGAGCTACTTATTCATATTACGACCGTTATTTTGCTGAATTTAACTTCGGATACAATGGCTCTGAGAATTTCGCACCTGACAAACGTTTTGGTTTCTTTCCCTCTTTTGCTATAGGATATATGCTAAGCAACGAAGCTTTCTGGGATCCGTTGCGTTCTACTATCCACCTGTTGAAAATCAAAGGTTCGTATGGAGAAATAGGTAATGACCAGATTGGCGGAAACAGACGTTTTGCATTCAACTCCACCATGAAAGAAGGACAATACGGCTATATTTTCGGAACGAATCCCGGTAGTGGAAGTATCGTAGGTATTTCTACAGGTATTCCGGGAAACCTGAATGTTTCATGGGAGAAAGCTCAAAAAGCGAATGTGGGACTGGAACTTGGCTTATTTGACCAGCTTAAATTCCAACTTGATTATTTTTATGAAAAGCGTACCGGTATCTATATTCAGCAAGAAAGTGTTCCTTCAATCGTCGGTCTCAATGAAACCCAGTATGTGAATCTTGGAGAAATGAAGAATCAAGGTTTCGATGGTTCTATGGAGTATGAACAACGATTTAATGACTGGTATGTCTCTGCCCGTGCCAATTTCACTTACAATCGAAATAAAAAGTTGTATGATGATAAACCGACTCCTATATGGCCCTACCAAAGTGAAGCTGGATTTGCCTATCGTCAGCAACGCGGTCTTATAGCTCTAGGTCTTTTTGAGTCAGAAGAAGATATAGCCAATAGCCCCAAACAAAACTTTGGAAACGTTCGTCCTGGTGATATTAAATATAAAGACATCAATGGTGATAACGTTATCGACGCATACGATAAGGTAGCGATTGGCTATACGGACGTACCGGAAATAAATTATGGATTTGGTATTAGTCTGGGCTGGAAAGGATTTGACGCTTCTCTGTTTATGCAGGGAGTAGGAAATGTGACTCGTATTATCGGTGGAGACGCTCTTTATGGTGCCTCTGATAATATAGAGCGTTTAGGACAGATTTACGCAGATGTAGCCGAAAAACGTTGGACAACCAGCAATCCTAATCCTAATGCTACTTATCCACGGCTTTCTATGAGCAAGGTAGAGAATAATCTTCAACCCTCCACCTACTGGCAACGTAATATGAGTTTTCTTCGTTTGAAAAATGTGGAGATAGGATATACCCTTCCGAAGCATATTTATAAACGTCTGGGCATGTCATCAATTCGTGTTTATGCACAGGGTGTCAACCTTTTGACATTCAGCAAATTCAAATTGTGGGATCCCGAACTCGATTCCAACTATGGAAATATATATCCTCAGATGAGAACAATCACCTTAGGTCTTAATCTTAACTTTTAA
- a CDS encoding alpha-N-acetylglucosaminidase encodes MNRQYFYIILTIFLFTSCRKDTGSSNPVLEQMCQRLFPQHADSFEFELLNDSNQMDRFILESAHKKICIKGNNNNSLAVGLNHYLKYYCHTNVSWYASDSIDMPEELPVIPQPISIRSKCDNRFFLNYCTFGYTMPYWKWSDWERLIDWMALNGITMPLAISGQETVWYKVWSKLGLNDEQIRSYFTGPAHLPWHRMSNVDYWQSPLPKSWLEQQEVLQKQILKRERDFNMTPVLPAFSGHVPKELKAIYPDAKIHEMSQWGGYDSKYRSHFIEPMDSLFNIIQKMYLEEQTAIYGTDHIYGIDPFNEVDSPNWNEDFLAKVSKKIYESIYQVDAEAKWLQMTWMFYHDQKKWTQPRIRSFLEAVPDDKLILLDYYCDSTEIWRNTEMYYGKPYMWCYLGNFGGNSMMVGNLDDVDVKIEKLFVEGGENVYGLGATLEGFDVNPFMYEFVFDQAWDYPLTTDQWIQNWAKCRGGNQDRHILKAWDSLHKKIYKKYATAGQAVLMNARPMLVGTDSWNTYPDITYNNRDLWDIWTEMLKASHINNTGYRFDVINVGRQVLGNLFSSFRDHFTQCYSEKDIDGMKKWADQMDALLIDTDRLLSCETNFSIGKWIDDARSFGKTEAEKEYYEENARCILTVWGQKATQLNDYANRGWGGLTYSYYRERWKRFTTEVITASLSGQKFDEKQFYQSITDFEYEWTLSKEHHPIISGENPILLAKTLSEKYMQYFY; translated from the coding sequence ATGAACAGACAATACTTCTATATAATACTTACAATTTTTCTTTTTACAAGTTGTAGAAAGGATACTGGATCAAGTAACCCAGTATTAGAACAGATGTGCCAGAGATTATTTCCTCAACATGCAGATTCTTTTGAATTTGAATTACTAAATGACTCAAACCAGATGGATCGTTTTATACTAGAATCGGCACACAAGAAAATTTGCATAAAAGGAAATAATAATAATTCTTTGGCCGTAGGTCTTAACCATTATCTGAAATATTACTGCCATACGAATGTATCTTGGTATGCCTCTGATAGCATTGATATGCCCGAAGAGTTACCAGTAATTCCTCAACCAATATCTATCCGTTCTAAGTGTGACAATCGTTTCTTCTTGAACTACTGTACATTTGGATATACAATGCCTTATTGGAAATGGTCTGATTGGGAAAGGTTGATTGACTGGATGGCATTAAATGGAATTACGATGCCATTAGCTATCAGTGGACAAGAGACAGTATGGTATAAGGTCTGGAGCAAATTAGGATTAAACGATGAACAAATACGTTCATATTTCACAGGACCTGCGCACTTGCCCTGGCATCGTATGTCTAATGTCGATTATTGGCAAAGTCCCCTGCCGAAATCATGGTTGGAGCAACAAGAAGTATTACAGAAACAAATATTAAAGAGGGAACGCGACTTTAATATGACCCCTGTTTTACCTGCATTTTCTGGGCACGTACCTAAAGAACTTAAAGCAATCTATCCAGATGCCAAAATTCACGAAATGAGTCAATGGGGAGGATATGATTCAAAATATCGCAGTCATTTTATAGAACCAATGGACTCTCTGTTCAACATCATTCAAAAAATGTATTTGGAAGAGCAGACGGCAATATATGGCACAGATCATATTTATGGAATTGATCCTTTTAATGAGGTTGATTCTCCAAATTGGAATGAAGATTTCCTGGCAAAGGTTTCTAAGAAGATATATGAGTCCATTTATCAAGTAGATGCTGAGGCTAAGTGGTTGCAAATGACATGGATGTTTTACCATGATCAAAAGAAATGGACACAACCCAGAATCCGTTCTTTCCTGGAGGCTGTGCCAGATGACAAACTCATACTGTTGGATTACTATTGTGACAGTACAGAAATATGGAGGAATACGGAAATGTACTACGGAAAACCATATATGTGGTGCTACTTAGGCAATTTTGGTGGAAACTCCATGATGGTCGGAAATCTGGATGATGTTGATGTCAAAATTGAAAAACTCTTTGTAGAAGGTGGTGAGAATGTATATGGCCTAGGAGCTACCTTGGAAGGCTTCGATGTGAATCCTTTTATGTATGAATTTGTATTTGACCAGGCATGGGATTATCCGTTAACAACTGATCAATGGATTCAAAACTGGGCAAAATGCAGAGGGGGAAATCAAGATAGACATATTCTGAAAGCATGGGATTCATTACATAAAAAAATATATAAAAAGTATGCAACAGCAGGGCAAGCCGTTTTAATGAATGCACGTCCAATGTTAGTGGGCACAGATAGTTGGAATACCTATCCGGACATCACTTACAACAATCGTGACTTATGGGATATTTGGACAGAAATGTTGAAAGCCAGTCATATAAACAATACTGGATATCGATTTGATGTAATAAATGTAGGACGGCAAGTATTAGGAAATCTCTTTTCCTCGTTTAGAGATCATTTCACTCAATGTTATTCAGAAAAAGACATAGATGGAATGAAGAAATGGGCCGATCAAATGGATGCACTATTGATAGATACAGACCGTCTGTTATCCTGTGAAACCAATTTCTCAATCGGTAAGTGGATTGACGATGCACGTTCTTTTGGAAAAACAGAAGCTGAAAAAGAATATTATGAGGAAAATGCACGTTGTATCCTGACAGTATGGGGACAAAAGGCAACCCAGTTAAATGACTATGCAAACAGGGGCTGGGGTGGATTAACTTACAGTTATTATCGTGAACGTTGGAAGCGCTTTACAACAGAAGTAATAACCGCTTCATTATCCGGCCAGAAGTTTGATGAAAAACAATTTTATCAATCAATTACTGACTTCGAATATGAGTGGACATTATCCAAAGAGCACCATCCTATAATTTCTGGAGAGAACCCGATATTGTTGGCCAAGACATTATCTGAGAAATATATGCAATATTTTTATTAA
- a CDS encoding RagB/SusD family nutrient uptake outer membrane protein, with protein sequence MNKKIRILGIFLYFTVAFSFVSCNDYLDVTLLDQLTQDETFSKRVSTEQYLAHVYSYLPREYEYLEEGSAVPRSDEAMFSWYQWVNYLSFNNGSWGPSTPNYNIWKAKYTGIKQASIFMNHVDECLEIDSETRRIMKAEARFLRAYYYFELFRQYGPVYIWGDIESDELIKPETIDRHTVDENVNFIAEEYDKAIAELPAEISDFTKWAGRITKGAAMAAKARLMLYAASPLYNGCDLYKGQMKNLYGDFLFPQSPDPQKWEKAAKAAKDVIDMNIYELYKDQTEADPLLRAIKSYQGVLFEEWNKETIWGAWGRNPTNTGLGAIGFYLYSRCMPPRVCELGVGGFCPSLKLVDTYPMAKSGRYPVTGYDNNGNPVIDEQSGYTNTGFTENFKQPGVSFAPGFKAHNSCVGRDARFYASVFPNGFYWINQYKGIKQVTFFTGGSSSYLESGDCVKVGYMWRRPLDPALNTESGSWGTVFWPYFRLAEIYLDYAEACNEKPERNETEALKYINLVRERSGLNALETAYPEVKGNKDLLRMLIQKERMVELAFEGHRYYDARRWMIAQQEFPGPEYSLNLLATSYEDSWSRTSNVWKGGPRVFEPKHYFFPINQEQLSEMKNITQNYGW encoded by the coding sequence ATGAATAAAAAGATACGAATTTTAGGAATATTCCTATACTTCACCGTTGCATTCAGCTTTGTATCATGCAACGATTATCTGGATGTGACTTTGCTCGACCAGCTTACACAAGACGAAACCTTTAGTAAGCGTGTCTCTACCGAACAGTATTTAGCGCATGTTTATAGCTACTTGCCACGGGAATATGAATATCTGGAAGAAGGAAGCGCAGTTCCCCGTAGTGATGAAGCCATGTTCTCCTGGTATCAGTGGGTCAACTACCTCTCTTTCAATAATGGATCATGGGGACCTTCTACTCCAAACTATAATATTTGGAAAGCAAAGTATACAGGCATAAAACAAGCTAGTATATTCATGAACCATGTTGACGAATGTTTGGAGATTGACTCTGAAACGAGACGTATAATGAAAGCAGAAGCACGTTTTCTGCGAGCTTATTATTACTTTGAACTATTCCGTCAATATGGTCCTGTGTATATCTGGGGAGACATCGAATCGGATGAACTTATAAAACCGGAAACGATAGACCGTCATACAGTTGATGAAAACGTAAATTTCATAGCTGAAGAATATGATAAGGCTATTGCAGAACTTCCTGCAGAGATCAGCGATTTCACAAAATGGGCAGGACGTATCACCAAGGGAGCGGCAATGGCTGCCAAAGCGCGCTTAATGCTCTATGCCGCCAGTCCATTGTATAATGGATGCGATCTTTATAAAGGACAAATGAAGAATCTGTATGGTGATTTCCTTTTTCCACAAAGTCCCGATCCTCAAAAATGGGAAAAAGCCGCTAAAGCTGCCAAAGACGTTATAGATATGAACATCTATGAATTGTACAAAGACCAGACTGAAGCAGACCCTTTACTGCGTGCCATCAAATCTTATCAAGGAGTTCTTTTTGAAGAGTGGAATAAAGAGACGATCTGGGGTGCCTGGGGACGTAATCCTACTAATACTGGACTCGGAGCTATAGGTTTCTATCTGTATAGCCGGTGCATGCCTCCTAGAGTTTGTGAATTGGGTGTCGGTGGTTTCTGCCCGTCTCTGAAATTAGTAGATACTTATCCGATGGCTAAATCCGGAAGATATCCTGTTACCGGATATGACAATAACGGGAATCCTGTAATTGATGAGCAATCGGGATATACAAATACCGGTTTTACAGAAAATTTCAAGCAGCCGGGAGTCAGTTTTGCACCTGGATTTAAAGCGCATAATAGCTGTGTCGGACGTGACGCCCGTTTTTATGCTTCTGTATTTCCAAATGGTTTTTATTGGATCAATCAATATAAAGGCATAAAACAAGTTACCTTTTTTACGGGAGGATCGTCCTCGTACTTAGAATCCGGAGATTGTGTCAAAGTCGGATATATGTGGAGACGCCCACTCGATCCTGCTCTTAATACAGAAAGTGGCAGTTGGGGAACCGTATTCTGGCCCTATTTCCGTTTGGCCGAAATATATCTTGACTATGCTGAAGCTTGCAATGAGAAGCCCGAACGCAATGAAACGGAAGCATTGAAGTATATTAACCTTGTTCGCGAACGTTCCGGTTTAAATGCCCTCGAAACAGCGTATCCGGAAGTGAAAGGCAATAAGGATTTGTTGCGGATGCTGATTCAAAAGGAACGCATGGTAGAATTAGCCTTTGAGGGACACCGATATTATGATGCCCGTCGCTGGATGATTGCTCAACAAGAGTTTCCCGGACCGGAATATTCTCTTAATTTATTGGCCACTTCATACGAAGATTCTTGGTCGCGGACATCAAATGTTTGGAAAGGTGGTCCTCGGGTATTTGAGCCTAAGCATTATTTCTTCCCTATCAATCAAGAACAATTGAGTGAAATGAAGAATATTACTCAGAATTACGGATGGTAA
- a CDS encoding AGE family epimerase/isomerase, with amino-acid sequence MDFKTLANQYRNELLDNVLPFWLEHSQDLEFGGYFTCLDRKGGVFDTDKFIWLQGREVWMFSMLYNKVEKRQEWLDCAVLGGEFLKKYGHNGDYNWYFSLNRSGRPLVEPYNIFSYTFATMAFGQLSLATGSQEYADIAKKTFEIILSKVDNPKGKWNKLHPDTRNLKNFALPMILCNLALEIEHLLDPDYLKLTMETCIHEVMNVFYRPELGGIIVENVDMDGNLVDCFEGRQVTPGHAIEAMWFIMDLGKRLDRPELIQQAMLTTLTMLDYGWDKQCGGIYYFMDRNGCPPQQLEWDQKLWWVHIESLISLLKGYQLTGDKRCLEWFEKVHDYTWTHFKDPEYPEWFGYLNRQGEVLLPLKGGKWKGCFHVPRGLFQCWKVLEELRETNEIIHP; translated from the coding sequence ATGGATTTTAAAACACTAGCCAATCAATATCGGAATGAATTATTGGATAATGTCCTTCCATTCTGGCTCGAACACTCTCAAGATCTTGAGTTTGGCGGTTATTTCACCTGCTTAGACCGCAAAGGAGGAGTTTTTGATACAGATAAATTCATCTGGTTGCAGGGACGTGAGGTATGGATGTTCTCCATGCTTTACAACAAAGTGGAAAAACGACAGGAATGGCTGGATTGTGCCGTTCTGGGTGGTGAGTTCTTGAAAAAATATGGACATAATGGAGATTACAACTGGTATTTTTCACTCAATCGTTCGGGTAGACCATTAGTAGAACCATACAATATTTTCTCATATACTTTTGCCACCATGGCCTTCGGGCAGTTGAGTCTTGCTACCGGAAGTCAGGAATATGCAGACATAGCAAAAAAAACTTTTGAAATCATACTCTCTAAAGTTGATAATCCGAAAGGTAAATGGAATAAGCTTCATCCAGATACACGAAACTTGAAGAACTTCGCTCTCCCGATGATCCTTTGCAATCTGGCTTTGGAGATAGAACATCTGCTGGACCCTGACTACTTAAAACTAACAATGGAAACCTGCATCCATGAAGTGATGAATGTCTTTTATCGTCCGGAGCTGGGTGGTATCATTGTTGAGAATGTCGATATGGACGGTAATCTGGTGGATTGCTTCGAAGGTCGTCAGGTGACCCCCGGTCATGCTATCGAAGCGATGTGGTTTATCATGGATCTGGGCAAAAGGCTGGACCGACCGGAGCTCATACAACAAGCAATGTTAACCACCTTAACAATGCTTGATTACGGTTGGGACAAGCAATGTGGCGGCATCTATTACTTTATGGACCGTAACGGTTGTCCTCCCCAACAACTGGAGTGGGATCAGAAACTTTGGTGGGTACACATTGAATCTTTGATTTCATTATTGAAAGGTTATCAGCTGACCGGAGATAAAAGATGTTTGGAATGGTTTGAGAAGGTACATGACTACACATGGACACATTTCAAAGATCCGGAATATCCGGAATGGTTCGGTTATCTGAATCGGCAGGGAGAAGTATTGCTGCCACTCAAAGGTGGGAAATGGAAAGGCTGCTTTCATGTACCAAGGGGATTATTTCAATGCTGGAAAGTACTGGAAGAGTTACGAGAAACAAATGAAATTATACATCCATGA